The following proteins are co-located in the Paenibacillus sp. FSL H8-0079 genome:
- the zwf gene encoding glucose-6-phosphate dehydrogenase, which produces MDAMTFVLFGATGDLAKRKIYPALYNLYMDQKMPKSFSVIGLGRRELSDTEFQANVEKSLNEFSRQTPEEASQVRDFIGAFRYCSLNNTKLEDYTKLLELVQQREQELNIPENRMFYMSVAPEFFEPIALNIQESGLGNTKGWKKLIIEKPFGHDLQSARDLNEKLSNTFAEEEIYRIDHFLGKPMVQNIETLTYANPVIQALWSNRYIANVQITASETVGVEERAAYYDQSGALRDMFQNHMLQLLMMIGLHLPKRCTPEEIQFKKQKIAEALRPLTKENVASEVVRAQYAAGELQGASVVGYLDEPGIPAGSQNETYVAARLWIDDPFWSEVPFYIRTGKRLAEKSTRIVVEFKAPLKTGHESENTTAPNLLTIEIGPGESISLQLNAKNPLNHGEVEPMHMTFNSGKRNIPEAYENLIFDAMRGDSTFFAHWNEVELAWQWVQPIQEAFEAGSVPLDTYSAGSHGPESADRLTAADGYRWW; this is translated from the coding sequence ATGGATGCAATGACATTTGTCCTGTTCGGGGCAACTGGCGATTTAGCCAAACGCAAGATTTACCCTGCATTATATAACTTGTACATGGATCAGAAAATGCCGAAATCCTTCTCCGTTATCGGTTTGGGACGACGTGAATTGTCGGATACGGAATTCCAGGCAAATGTTGAAAAGTCACTGAATGAATTTTCACGTCAGACGCCAGAAGAAGCATCTCAGGTTCGTGATTTCATTGGAGCTTTCCGTTATTGTTCTTTAAATAATACAAAGCTTGAAGATTACACCAAACTGTTGGAACTGGTTCAACAGCGTGAACAAGAGCTTAACATTCCAGAAAATCGTATGTTCTACATGTCGGTGGCGCCGGAATTTTTTGAGCCAATCGCATTGAACATTCAAGAAAGTGGCCTGGGTAACACTAAGGGCTGGAAGAAACTGATTATCGAAAAACCATTCGGACACGACCTGCAATCAGCTCGTGATTTGAACGAAAAACTGAGCAATACCTTTGCGGAAGAAGAGATCTATCGCATTGACCATTTCCTCGGTAAACCGATGGTTCAAAATATTGAGACACTCACTTACGCGAATCCAGTGATTCAGGCGTTGTGGTCTAACCGTTATATTGCCAATGTACAGATCACGGCAAGTGAGACGGTTGGTGTTGAAGAACGCGCCGCGTATTACGACCAGAGTGGCGCCCTACGTGACATGTTCCAAAACCATATGCTTCAGTTGCTGATGATGATCGGTTTGCATTTGCCAAAACGCTGCACACCGGAAGAGATTCAATTCAAAAAACAAAAGATTGCTGAAGCACTTCGTCCTTTGACGAAAGAAAACGTCGCTTCTGAAGTTGTTCGTGCGCAATATGCAGCAGGTGAGCTGCAAGGTGCTTCGGTTGTTGGATATCTGGACGAGCCTGGCATCCCTGCCGGATCTCAGAACGAGACGTATGTTGCCGCGAGACTGTGGATCGATGATCCATTCTGGAGCGAGGTTCCATTTTACATCCGTACAGGTAAACGCCTGGCTGAGAAATCCACCCGAATCGTTGTTGAATTCAAGGCTCCACTGAAGACCGGTCATGAATCCGAAAATACAACGGCACCTAACCTGCTGACCATTGAAATTGGTCCGGGAGAAAGCATCTCGCTTCAATTAAATGCGAAGAATCCATTGAACCATGGTGAAGTGGAACCAATGCATATGACCTTCAACTCAGGTAAACGTAACATTCCGGAAGCCTACGAGAATCTGATCTTTGATGCGATGCGTGGAGATTCCACCTTCTTCGCTCACTGGAACGAAGTGGAGCTGGCATGGCAATGGGTGCAACCGATTCAGGAAGCATTCGAAGCGGGCAGCGTGCCACTGGATACGTACAGCGCAGGTTCGCATGGACCAGAGTCAGCAGATCGTCTGACCGCAGCAGACGGTTACCGTTGGTGGTAA
- a CDS encoding helix-turn-helix domain-containing protein: MSDDENAKQICTKVEQSYQIIGRKWVALIIHALMEEPKRFSEIHAYIPDLSKRVLNERMKELEEEGLVVRHVVTERPVRTEYMLSRKGTELGRALSAVERWADKWL, translated from the coding sequence ATGAGCGATGATGAGAATGCCAAGCAAATATGCACAAAAGTGGAACAATCTTATCAGATCATTGGCCGAAAATGGGTAGCCCTCATTATTCACGCATTGATGGAGGAGCCCAAACGCTTCAGTGAGATTCACGCTTATATCCCTGACTTGAGCAAACGTGTGTTAAATGAGCGAATGAAGGAATTGGAGGAAGAAGGACTTGTGGTTCGCCATGTGGTCACGGAACGTCCAGTTCGGACTGAATATATGTTGTCACGAAAAGGCACGGAACTGGGGAGAGCGCTAAGCGCCGTGGAACGTTGGGCTGATAAGTGGCTGTAA
- the gnd gene encoding phosphogluconate dehydrogenase (NAD(+)-dependent, decarboxylating) yields the protein MKLGLVGLGKMGLNLGRNLIDHKHEVVAFDLNAEAVKEMKEYGAEGVSSYAEMVASLESPRVLWIMVPHNVVDAVLAEVSPLLSKGDIIIEAGNSHYKESIRRYEEMKPKGIHYMDAGTSGGMEGARNGACYMIGGDPEAWAIVEPAFKDTSVENGYLYAGKAGSGHFLKMVHNGIEYGMMASIGEGFDVLEKSGFDFDFEQVARVWNNGSVIRSWLMELTERAFSKDANLDEIKGVMHSSGEGRWTVETAFDLQTATPVIALSLLMRYRSLETDTFTGKVVAALRNEFGGHAVEKN from the coding sequence ATGAAACTTGGACTCGTCGGATTAGGAAAAATGGGATTGAACCTGGGTAGAAACCTGATTGATCACAAACACGAAGTGGTTGCTTTTGACCTGAACGCTGAAGCAGTAAAAGAAATGAAAGAATACGGCGCTGAAGGCGTATCTTCTTATGCAGAGATGGTGGCTTCACTCGAATCCCCACGTGTATTGTGGATCATGGTTCCCCACAACGTAGTAGATGCTGTATTGGCTGAAGTTAGCCCGTTGCTCTCCAAAGGCGACATCATTATTGAAGCAGGTAACTCCCACTACAAAGAATCCATCCGTCGCTACGAAGAGATGAAACCTAAAGGCATTCACTACATGGATGCAGGTACATCTGGCGGTATGGAAGGCGCACGTAATGGCGCATGTTATATGATCGGTGGAGACCCGGAAGCTTGGGCAATCGTTGAACCGGCATTCAAAGATACTTCCGTAGAGAACGGCTACCTGTATGCAGGTAAAGCGGGCAGCGGTCACTTCCTCAAAATGGTTCACAATGGTATCGAGTACGGTATGATGGCATCCATCGGTGAAGGTTTTGACGTATTGGAGAAAAGTGGATTTGATTTCGACTTTGAACAAGTGGCTCGCGTATGGAACAACGGTTCCGTTATCCGCTCTTGGTTGATGGAGCTGACAGAACGTGCCTTCTCCAAAGATGCGAACCTCGATGAGATTAAAGGCGTAATGCACTCTTCTGGCGAAGGACGTTGGACGGTAGAAACGGCATTTGATCTTCAAACCGCTACACCGGTTATCGCTTTGTCCTTGCTGATGCGTTACCGTTCCTTGGAGACAGATACCTTCACAGGTAAAGTGGTAGCAGCACTGCGTAACGAATTTGGCGGTCACGCTGTAGAGAAAAATTAA
- a CDS encoding AraC family transcriptional regulator, with amino-acid sequence MLERVEFGGSTLAWDYQIKTMDHFKGYYHWHQCGEFLYVHQGEGIVVVNNHTYPIRQGMLFFFQPYQLHHVYAEVHPNTPYERNIFYVEPIVMDRYLEVFPHRRSFFSRLWNGRNQQQVFDLSSHMEQLDWMYESYNQSRNRVGGEWEESVLFLLQLLSVLDKQKEGADEALSQLTDSRHLRHSEKMMRWIEEHFEYEMRLDQMAADVHLSKSYASRIFHQETGSSITDYVTARRLKQAYLLLETTTLSVEEIGRRAGFLNGSYFIQLFRKSAGTTPLQYRQQFERTSRH; translated from the coding sequence ATGTTGGAGCGTGTGGAATTTGGAGGATCTACGTTAGCGTGGGATTATCAAATCAAGACTATGGACCATTTCAAAGGATATTATCATTGGCATCAATGTGGAGAATTTCTATATGTTCATCAAGGTGAGGGCATAGTAGTCGTTAACAATCATACCTATCCGATTCGCCAAGGCATGCTGTTCTTTTTCCAACCCTATCAATTGCATCATGTCTATGCGGAAGTTCATCCCAATACCCCGTATGAGCGAAATATCTTCTATGTAGAGCCGATAGTCATGGATCGTTATCTGGAAGTGTTCCCGCATCGGCGTTCTTTTTTTTCGAGGTTGTGGAATGGACGCAATCAGCAGCAAGTTTTTGACCTGAGTTCCCATATGGAACAACTGGATTGGATGTATGAGAGCTACAATCAGTCTCGCAATCGTGTTGGGGGAGAGTGGGAAGAATCGGTGCTGTTTTTGCTTCAGCTATTGAGTGTCTTGGATAAACAAAAAGAGGGAGCAGATGAAGCGCTATCACAGTTAACGGATTCACGTCATTTGAGACACTCGGAGAAGATGATGCGCTGGATTGAAGAGCATTTCGAATATGAGATGAGATTGGATCAGATGGCGGCAGATGTTCACCTATCCAAATCGTATGCTTCCCGCATTTTTCATCAAGAGACAGGTAGCAGCATTACGGATTACGTCACAGCTCGAAGGTTGAAGCAAGCCTACTTGCTCCTTGAGACAACAACACTTTCGGTGGAGGAGATTGGCAGACGTGCCGGATTTCTGAATGGCTCGTATTTCATCCAGTTATTTCGCAAATCTGCCGGGACGACCCCGCTGCAGTATCGACAACAATTTGAACGGACCAGTAGGCATTAA
- the lipA gene encoding lipoyl synthase → MAKRVKEPKPDWIRIKLTTGDNYQEMKTMMRSKTLHTVCEEARCPNIYECWANRTATFMILGDICTRACRFCAVNTGLPTELDLQEPERVAEAAEQMNLQHCVITSVARDDLKDGGATIFAETVKAVRRRLPLCSVEVLIPDFLGDRESLQIVMDAKPDILNHNIETVERLSDKVRAKAKYKRSLELLARAKEMQPNIPTKSSIMLGVGEEYNEILSTMDDLRAVNCDIMTIGQYLQPSEKHLYVEKYYPPEEFAALKQEGLKRGFSHVESGPMVRSSYHAHEQVKSATKHAEQAATHA, encoded by the coding sequence TTGGCTAAACGTGTTAAAGAACCGAAACCGGATTGGATTCGGATCAAATTGACAACCGGCGATAACTATCAGGAAATGAAAACGATGATGCGTTCCAAAACGCTGCATACGGTATGTGAGGAAGCACGGTGCCCGAATATTTATGAATGCTGGGCCAATCGAACGGCCACTTTTATGATTTTGGGCGACATTTGCACAAGGGCATGCCGTTTTTGCGCGGTGAACACAGGCTTGCCAACGGAGCTTGATTTGCAGGAACCAGAACGTGTGGCGGAAGCAGCAGAGCAGATGAATCTGCAACACTGCGTAATTACAAGTGTAGCCCGTGACGACCTGAAGGACGGGGGAGCTACGATCTTTGCAGAGACGGTAAAGGCCGTACGGCGGCGTTTGCCATTGTGCAGCGTTGAAGTACTCATTCCAGACTTTCTGGGCGATCGGGAATCTTTGCAGATAGTAATGGATGCCAAACCCGACATACTGAATCACAATATTGAGACGGTTGAGCGGTTGTCAGACAAAGTGCGTGCCAAGGCGAAATATAAACGTTCACTGGAATTGCTTGCTCGTGCCAAAGAAATGCAACCTAACATCCCAACGAAATCAAGCATTATGCTTGGTGTAGGTGAGGAATATAATGAAATTTTATCAACAATGGATGATCTTCGTGCGGTGAACTGCGATATTATGACGATTGGTCAATATTTGCAGCCATCGGAGAAACATCTGTATGTTGAAAAGTATTATCCGCCAGAGGAGTTCGCTGCATTGAAACAGGAAGGATTAAAACGTGGGTTCAGCCACGTCGAATCCGGCCCAATGGTACGCAGCTCCTACCATGCGCATGAACAGGTGAAATCGGCTACCAAACATGCTGAACAGGCGGCAACACACGCGTGA
- a CDS encoding S-layer homology domain-containing protein, translating into MKKVTQLILSGALVFAMFPFTDNTSEAAVASFKDVPANHWAKASIDAAVTKGYLNGYSDGTFKPGATVTRAEFAALLARVSKGTPEVERANAFKDLTGHWSETEVNLAISLGFLNASDYPNGFKPGTLLTREEMAKWLSSGLAAQDEDYKQALKDTENTLVPVAEYYKGGLKKAAYPYVSVVLGTGLMAGYPDGTFGPSKTTTRAEAAVILSRYEQVQVSKATSYRDLNEMREVGLTGTNLTSATPFVYSKYENADYLNSFDLITEKPFSLRNNLGEMIVHRMIIADAPTSSTVNNMYGKMFIDKDFDRFIDEDRYMVFMEVTVTPNGNNLSNLALANSTGYRLTSGAASNFTSGAVKKYGIINLPRVDYVKSGFFKKGVSRRYWMAQSINRYRSEDVTLNVSSIKVGNSLTSFYIPN; encoded by the coding sequence TTGAAAAAAGTAACACAACTCATATTAAGCGGTGCGTTGGTATTCGCAATGTTCCCTTTCACTGACAATACGAGCGAGGCAGCGGTTGCTTCATTTAAAGACGTGCCTGCAAACCATTGGGCAAAAGCTTCCATAGATGCTGCCGTGACAAAAGGTTATCTCAATGGATATAGTGACGGTACATTTAAGCCTGGGGCGACGGTGACACGTGCGGAATTTGCAGCGTTGCTGGCGCGTGTGTCCAAAGGAACGCCTGAGGTAGAACGAGCTAATGCATTTAAGGATTTGACGGGTCATTGGAGTGAGACAGAGGTGAACCTTGCGATATCCCTCGGTTTTTTGAATGCTTCAGATTACCCCAATGGGTTTAAACCAGGCACATTATTGACACGAGAGGAAATGGCGAAGTGGCTCAGCTCTGGACTTGCAGCTCAGGATGAAGATTACAAGCAAGCGTTAAAGGATACAGAGAATACGCTAGTGCCTGTTGCAGAATATTACAAGGGTGGGTTGAAGAAAGCAGCATATCCCTATGTGTCGGTGGTATTGGGAACCGGATTGATGGCTGGATATCCAGATGGGACCTTTGGTCCAAGTAAAACAACCACACGTGCAGAGGCGGCAGTTATTTTATCACGTTACGAACAGGTGCAGGTGAGTAAGGCAACTTCGTATAGAGATCTGAATGAAATGCGGGAAGTAGGTCTAACAGGAACGAATCTGACTTCTGCTACGCCATTTGTTTACAGTAAATATGAGAACGCAGACTATTTGAATAGTTTTGACTTGATAACGGAGAAACCTTTTTCACTTCGCAACAATCTTGGAGAAATGATAGTCCATCGAATGATCATAGCCGACGCCCCTACCTCGTCCACTGTGAATAATATGTATGGGAAAATGTTTATCGATAAAGATTTTGACAGATTCATTGATGAAGATCGCTACATGGTTTTTATGGAAGTAACAGTTACCCCTAATGGAAATAATCTTAGCAATCTTGCCTTAGCTAACTCGACTGGATATCGCTTAACTAGTGGTGCAGCTAGTAATTTTACAAGTGGAGCTGTAAAAAAATATGGCATAATAAACTTGCCAAGAGTAGATTATGTGAAATCTGGTTTTTTCAAAAAAGGGGTTTCTAGGCGATATTGGATGGCCCAATCTATCAATCGATATCGTTCTGAGGATGTTACTTTAAACGTTTCATCGATAAAGGTTGGTAACTCCCTTACGTCATTTTATATACCAAATTGA
- a CDS encoding glycoside hydrolase family 88 protein yields the protein MTKVGSADTTTYWQEVMQRLERKVGDMKEHIGDKCPHFAGKDGKYDNINTDWWASGFWPGMLWIMYDITGEQSYRDAAWSWDETLEQWFVKPTVELHHDVGFQFLSTAVIKHKITGDEDALRRGLEAANFLAGRYNPAGKFIRAWNEDKYGWAIIDCMLNISLLFWASEVTGDPRYKHIAINHAETTMQYGVREDGSTKHIISFDPEDGRYIECFGGQGYAPDSSWSRGTSWGLYGFANTYRYTQDERFLNTAKRIAHYFIAALPEDHVPYWDLRLPTLEGQSRDSSAAAIAASGLLELAAVVPEGEKRLYTDAAERILRSLTENYAFWDQPEHESILLHATGSGNSFIDVSLIYGDYYYLEAIAKLNGWKHRVY from the coding sequence ATGACTAAAGTAGGCTCGGCTGATACAACGACATATTGGCAAGAGGTAATGCAGAGGTTGGAACGAAAAGTAGGTGACATGAAAGAACATATTGGAGATAAATGCCCTCATTTTGCAGGGAAGGACGGCAAGTATGATAACATCAATACCGACTGGTGGGCTTCCGGTTTCTGGCCTGGCATGTTATGGATTATGTATGATATAACGGGAGAACAATCCTATCGGGATGCGGCATGGTCGTGGGATGAGACGCTGGAGCAATGGTTTGTTAAACCTACCGTGGAGCTTCATCATGATGTGGGCTTCCAGTTCCTCTCCACCGCTGTTATCAAACACAAGATCACAGGCGACGAAGATGCGCTCAGACGTGGTCTGGAAGCAGCCAATTTCCTCGCAGGTCGTTACAATCCGGCAGGGAAATTCATTAGAGCCTGGAATGAGGATAAATACGGTTGGGCCATCATTGACTGTATGCTGAATATCTCTCTGTTGTTCTGGGCCTCTGAAGTGACGGGTGACCCTCGGTACAAACATATTGCCATCAATCATGCCGAAACGACCATGCAATATGGTGTCCGAGAAGATGGATCAACCAAACATATCATCTCCTTTGATCCCGAAGATGGACGATACATTGAATGTTTTGGTGGTCAAGGATATGCCCCGGATTCATCATGGAGTCGAGGTACATCATGGGGTCTCTATGGGTTCGCCAATACGTATCGGTATACCCAAGATGAGCGCTTCCTGAACACGGCGAAACGAATAGCTCATTACTTTATTGCTGCGCTGCCAGAGGATCATGTCCCCTATTGGGATCTCAGACTTCCGACGCTGGAAGGCCAGTCCCGCGACAGTTCCGCCGCAGCCATTGCTGCATCCGGTCTTCTAGAACTGGCCGCCGTCGTTCCCGAAGGCGAGAAACGCCTATACACAGATGCCGCTGAACGTATCCTTCGTTCTTTAACCGAGAACTATGCCTTCTGGGATCAACCCGAGCATGAATCGATTCTGCTGCACGCCACAGGTAGCGGCAATTCCTTCATCGATGTCTCTCTAATCTATGGAGATTATTATTATCTGGAAGCGATCGCGAAATTAAATGGATGGAAGCACCGGGTGTATTGA
- a CDS encoding NAD kinase — translation MRYYVQDRGDQLSIDLSQQFHALAKEEGFKLDAESPEIVISIGGDGTMLQAFHNFIDRIPDIAFVGVHTGHLGFYADWKKEELRELVRLMSGKGDPERLKPRIVQYPLLELEIRKKSGNSSYIALNEFTLKGVDGTVVAQVDINDVTFEMFRGDGICVSTPSGSTAYNKALGGAMVHPTIEAIQIAEIASINNRVYRTLGSPVILPKHHHCDIFSRKDQRLLMTIDHVNVMVEDLISVRCQVSSHKVSFARFRPYPFWNRVRTAFLD, via the coding sequence TTGAGATACTATGTTCAAGACCGCGGAGACCAGTTATCGATTGATCTCAGTCAGCAGTTTCATGCGCTGGCGAAGGAAGAAGGGTTCAAGCTGGATGCAGAATCGCCGGAGATTGTCATCTCCATCGGGGGCGATGGTACGATGTTACAAGCATTTCACAATTTCATCGACCGCATTCCGGATATTGCTTTTGTTGGGGTTCATACAGGCCATCTCGGCTTTTACGCCGATTGGAAGAAGGAAGAATTACGCGAATTAGTTCGGCTGATGAGTGGCAAGGGAGATCCGGAGCGTCTCAAACCACGCATTGTACAATATCCTCTGTTGGAGCTTGAGATTCGTAAAAAGTCAGGGAACTCCTCTTACATCGCCCTTAATGAGTTTACGTTAAAAGGTGTGGACGGTACCGTCGTGGCCCAGGTCGATATTAACGATGTGACATTTGAAATGTTCCGTGGGGATGGAATCTGTGTATCCACGCCATCAGGCAGCACGGCATACAACAAGGCCCTTGGCGGCGCCATGGTTCATCCAACCATTGAAGCCATTCAGATTGCGGAGATTGCTTCGATTAATAACCGTGTCTATCGTACACTTGGTTCACCGGTTATTTTGCCCAAGCATCATCATTGTGATATTTTCTCTCGCAAGGATCAGCGGTTATTGATGACGATTGATCATGTGAACGTGATGGTGGAGGATCTGATCTCTGTCCGTTGTCAGGTATCCAGTCACAAGGTCAGTTTCGCGCGTTTCCGTCCTTATCCATTCTGGAACCGGGTTCGCACGGCATTTCTCGACTAA
- a CDS encoding YutD family protein, protein MEEEKITEQIQDQVQEQIQEPVQESVVESVEEKPKEPVIVQIGGKNYEIVQNHKEGWNPEVFRDRYSEVLERYDYIIGDWGYSQLRLKGFYRDNHPKATKDSTIASMVDYINEYCNFGCAYFVLHKSKDQPQAKAKSGS, encoded by the coding sequence TTGGAAGAAGAAAAAATCACAGAACAGATTCAGGACCAAGTTCAGGAACAGATCCAGGAGCCGGTTCAGGAATCAGTTGTTGAGTCAGTTGAGGAAAAGCCCAAAGAACCGGTCATTGTACAGATCGGCGGCAAAAATTATGAAATCGTACAGAACCACAAAGAAGGCTGGAATCCAGAGGTCTTCCGTGATCGTTACAGTGAAGTGCTGGAGCGTTATGATTATATTATCGGGGACTGGGGTTATAGCCAGTTAAGGTTAAAAGGTTTTTACCGCGATAACCATCCGAAAGCGACGAAGGATTCCACGATTGCCAGTATGGTGGATTATATCAATGAATATTGTAACTTTGGCTGTGCGTACTTTGTGCTTCATAAGAGCAAAGATCAACCTCAAGCCAAAGCAAAAAGCGGTTCCTGA
- the yunB gene encoding sporulation protein YunB — protein sequence MMRRRWRSRRRRKPPSGKRKMWLIILLVTAFCLMQGFAYVDKKMKPPIMHLAKIRVKQIATEAINKAITAQVADGKTNEGLIDWKTDTAGKVSGFMLNYNEHMRITASTMNIVQSTLQNVHMLKEKIPLGQALGSPMMASFGPSIPVRIEPQGAVKVDLNTRQQNAGINMILVEVYIHIIAEVAVVVPFDMEPETVDTEIPISYLLVVGDVPMYYYDNQGKPVGSNGSQAPAIALPSGHTGVSSGNGVTTNPPSQNQQQAPSDHLQGGELEFEPDLPDIHGGVQPNKDAQP from the coding sequence ATGATGAGAAGAAGATGGCGAAGCCGGAGACGCCGTAAGCCGCCAAGCGGCAAGCGCAAAATGTGGTTGATCATTTTACTGGTGACAGCGTTTTGTTTAATGCAGGGTTTTGCCTATGTAGATAAGAAAATGAAGCCTCCAATCATGCACTTGGCCAAGATCAGAGTGAAGCAGATTGCGACCGAAGCGATCAACAAGGCGATTACAGCTCAGGTGGCAGACGGCAAAACCAACGAAGGGCTGATTGATTGGAAGACGGATACTGCCGGGAAAGTGTCCGGTTTCATGCTGAACTACAATGAGCATATGCGAATCACCGCAAGTACGATGAATATTGTGCAATCCACGCTTCAGAATGTACACATGTTAAAAGAAAAGATACCGCTAGGTCAGGCGCTGGGCAGTCCCATGATGGCTTCATTTGGTCCGAGTATACCGGTTCGTATTGAACCTCAAGGCGCTGTCAAAGTGGACCTAAACACCCGTCAACAGAATGCAGGTATTAACATGATCTTGGTGGAAGTGTACATTCACATCATTGCTGAGGTCGCGGTCGTGGTGCCCTTCGATATGGAGCCTGAAACGGTTGATACAGAAATCCCGATTTCCTATCTTTTGGTTGTCGGGGATGTGCCTATGTATTATTACGATAATCAGGGCAAGCCGGTAGGCAGTAACGGCAGTCAGGCGCCAGCTATTGCGCTGCCATCAGGTCATACGGGTGTATCAAGCGGTAATGGGGTGACTACGAATCCCCCAAGCCAGAACCAGCAACAGGCGCCGTCAGACCATTTGCAAGGGGGCGAACTTGAATTTGAGCCAGATCTGCCTGATATCCATGGGGGAGTGCAGCCTAATAAGGACGCGCAGCCGTAA
- a CDS encoding M23 family metallopeptidase: MQQRLTFRHTYRFWIKTLLAGTLLIPFLPVDVYGEPAQATPKPQAAELKPAEIFAARRHLYESIGQMTQIPWYRLAAIDQYERTITRAHPKDRKHPERLTGVFMTSPAWRGWLNPDETDQHPASILFFKGYGRDGSGDGIADANNDQDVLYSMASVIQGYGNKQEDFNIALWEYYHNSRAVQRIQQFAKLYEHFDNLDLFGHAFPVPLGTNYSYRSTWGTKRSWGGYRIHEGTDIFAPHGLPVRSTCYGVVEIKGWNPFGGWRIGIRDLNNHYHYYAHLSGFDKSARIGEVVIPGQVVGWVGSSGYGKPGTQGKFPPHLHYGIYRDSGLHEWSFDPYPQLKHWEQDERRKKNNKNK, from the coding sequence GTGCAACAACGCTTGACCTTCAGGCACACGTACCGCTTTTGGATCAAAACATTACTTGCAGGTACTCTGCTTATCCCATTCTTGCCTGTTGATGTTTACGGTGAACCCGCCCAGGCCACTCCCAAACCACAGGCAGCTGAGCTAAAGCCCGCAGAAATCTTCGCTGCACGTCGCCATTTATATGAGAGCATCGGTCAGATGACTCAGATCCCCTGGTACAGGCTGGCCGCCATTGATCAGTATGAACGTACGATTACCCGTGCACACCCGAAGGATCGCAAGCATCCGGAGCGGCTCACAGGTGTCTTCATGACCTCTCCGGCCTGGAGGGGATGGCTAAATCCGGATGAGACGGATCAACATCCGGCATCCATTCTTTTTTTCAAAGGATATGGACGTGATGGTTCAGGAGACGGTATAGCTGATGCCAATAATGATCAGGATGTGCTATACAGCATGGCTTCTGTTATTCAGGGTTATGGGAACAAGCAAGAGGACTTCAACATTGCCTTGTGGGAATATTATCACAACTCCCGTGCTGTACAACGCATACAGCAATTCGCGAAGTTATATGAGCATTTTGACAATCTGGATCTATTTGGACATGCCTTTCCGGTCCCGCTTGGAACTAACTACTCCTATCGCAGCACCTGGGGGACGAAACGAAGCTGGGGTGGCTATCGCATTCATGAGGGAACCGACATCTTTGCTCCACATGGCCTGCCTGTACGCAGCACCTGTTACGGAGTCGTGGAGATCAAAGGCTGGAATCCGTTTGGCGGCTGGCGCATCGGAATCCGTGATTTGAACAACCACTATCATTACTACGCCCATCTCTCGGGTTTTGACAAGAGCGCACGCATCGGTGAAGTGGTTATCCCCGGTCAGGTCGTGGGTTGGGTAGGTAGTTCAGGTTACGGGAAACCTGGAACACAGGGCAAATTCCCTCCGCATCTGCACTACGGGATCTACCGGGACAGTGGACTGCACGAATGGTCGTTCGATCCTTATCCACAGCTGAAACATTGGGAACAGGATGAACGCAGAAAAAAGAATAATAAGAACAAGTGA
- a CDS encoding resolvase has protein sequence MNKKSEEFFRRMLEFLPSTEAAYRKSIATYGELLETIIIEDIFMHEIIKLLREERNIELLGSIFKYFEEISNDEDAHLINIFSITVLEILGNDRSILRTARNYMGPKTIELQIEADRDLGRKI, from the coding sequence ATGAATAAAAAATCGGAAGAATTCTTTAGAAGAATGTTAGAGTTCTTACCATCAACTGAAGCTGCCTATAGAAAATCAATTGCCACTTACGGTGAGTTGCTAGAAACTATCATTATTGAAGACATCTTTATGCATGAAATAATTAAACTATTAAGAGAGGAAAGAAACATCGAGCTGTTAGGAAGTATTTTTAAATATTTTGAAGAAATATCTAATGATGAAGATGCTCATTTAATTAATATTTTTTCAATTACGGTATTGGAAATACTCGGTAATGATAGATCCATTCTACGAACTGCACGGAATTACATGGGACCTAAAACGATAGAACTTCAAATAGAAGCTGATAGAGATTTAGGCAGAAAAATCTAG